The Plasmodium knowlesi strain H genome assembly, chromosome: 14 region ATTTGTAAAAAAGCTCTTCCTAGTAATTATTACTTTGTTCTTACTTATGTTGGGAGAatcacttttcttttcatccgtGGAAATATCATTTGTAAATGTATTTGTATTATCCTTCTCACTCGTGTATTTATCACGCTGCGTGATATTTTTACCCTCTTCTTCAGACTTGTCTggattttccatttccagtTACTTCATTATTCTAGGTTATACCCGCATAGCACAGTCTTCGCTTCGGATACTATGTACGTATATTATGTGTAAGCATATATGCAATTGCGTTTGTGCGTTGTGATGGCACACAGaacatgtttattttttttatttttattttttttttctttcagaAGATTATAGCTTCGTATACTTTCCTAGCCGGGCCTCCCAATCGGGTTACTACTATAGGAGTTGGCAGGCTACTATTCCCTTAGGTGTAAATTGTGCTACCTTTGAAGAAGGGGGTAATGAAACTTTGgataatatattttactcTTGTGCAATTCTcacaatttcatttttataccttcttttttcttcctttatttgtCACACCAGGGTGGGCAGATACACATACCATTGGTACTACGCCCGGTGGTGCATATCTCCAAGGGTAAAATATACGATTATGTGTAATTGCGCAAAAAAGTACACCAGCCGGAGGTATATATACAGCCTGTTAAAGCCAAGAGTAaaagagataaaaaaaaaaattaaatttaaatttatgttaaaaaattccaaaataaacaaatacaTGTTAATATCATgtgcaagaagaaaaatatatttttttagcaAAATACGTACATGCTAGAAGTGCATTaaagagggggggaaaaaattgttctgaaatttgccaaaaaattgtgctccacatttattcttttatttattatattttgttctattttttttttttttttttattttgttttttttacgtcGTACTTTAAGAGGCGTGAACCTTCTGTCTCTTTTCAGATCGAACGAAAACACccaaaatggacaaattaATGGAAAGTTGTACATTTCgttgaggaaagaaaaagtatgcaaatttatttttaaaggtatgaaaaaaagaacgaatttTCCATATGTACTCTTGTGTCATGGTGTATgctattcatttttcatgaAATATAGCTGCTATGCAATgtgatcctttttttaaaaaagtttgtCCCTTGTGAAGGTGTGTATGTAAATGTTCGTATGTTTCTcttattcctcttcctttttgtttttttttcgtggCACACTTTTGGTGATAAGAAGCAGAACTAAAGGTGAAATTTGAAATTGCCTTCTTCCACCTTGGGCCTTCGCACATATGTAAAAAGTCAATCGCATTTTTCGAGTGTACCTCCTTcgtcttttcttcccttctctgCGTCAACGCGTGTGGTTCAACACGACCAATGCAGTCCCCATGATGTGAGGCAATTCCCCATGATCTTTACCTAAGAGGGAATACCGCAcgaaagggtaaaaaaatgaacagctTCTTTCTTCGAGGTATAACATATGAACTGTGTTTTTTATGAGGAAACGTGgggtatatttttccattggcAATGTATAATATGgaaaagttggaaaaaaaaaaaaaataataattccgCGTAATTATGCATAAATGAATGATCGTCCCTCATAGATCATTATAATCATTCCTTAATTCTAAAGAGACAAATgttatcttttctttttcgcgaAAATGTTATAAATATGTTCTGTAAAATTGAAGGCAATAATactttatgttttttttttttttttttttttttttttttttttttggaggggggggggcgaAGTGTTGACGTTACAACTGAGCTTTTGCAAGGGTCTAAACATAAGCTTAAAGAGTTGCACGTTTTATCTATTAGGCGACAGTTGCAAGAACAATATGTATGATGTAATTTCTTACCCCTTCATAGAGGAATTTTTTGggttgttcacttttttaagGACGCGCCCCAGGAAATATGTCTTGTCACTTTACGTTATATAGCCCCTCACCCTTTAAACATATACAAACACACACGCGTGCGCAAATGGCAAAATACGAATATGGCAGTTGCGGGCGTTCTTGTCTGAATTTGTACCAAGGTGTAAATAActttatttacattttaagagagtttttttttgtaggaaatggtaaaaatgaaAGCCTACTTGTGTGCAAAATAAGGCAATATAATATATCATTGAGGCATGTCAATTATGAAACAAAATAGTAAAACGCTTTTTCGTGcttatcctcctttttttatgagaACGAAATTGCACAACAATGGTGcatacacacacgcacaTGGTGCCTATTTATTTTGCCTGCTATTTTGTTGCCTATTCCTTTtgtaaattcttttttttttttttttttttatttcctattTACACTCATGTCTTTTTGCCATTATGTGGTTGAAGGGTTTTGGAtggcataattttttttcccatactAAAATGTTGCTTACGTTAATTTTACATTTACGTTCTACCACAATATCGGTTCTTCCTCCAAACATTAAGGGTGTCTAAAATTCTGCTCATTTGCTTGCATTGCTCTTTTAAGTTTTTCATTGTGTAATTGCCTTTTATGCAATAGttttaagaaaagaaataaaatgatagATTATAGTAAAGAAAAGTATAACAGGAATGAAACAATTAGAAAggccttttctcttttttcgtttcccagtaatgaagaagaaaaggttatTAATTTTTGGCCCCTTAAATTTAAGAATAAGGAAGAGGAGTTGGCATATATTGCAAAACTATGTGATAATatacaaaagaagaaattcgTTTCTCTGATTTCGCATTTGAGCTCTCTCTTGCTTATGTACTCCATTTGTTTAGTCGTTGGCAAGATTAATGGTATGTTTTGTTAGCCCATTTAAGTAAACTTCGTTTAGAGAGACAGTGAAGGACTCCACTGGATCGGTGTTCCTTTGGTACACGTAAGAGTACCCCTTGCAATATATGCCATATCATCCGtataatactttttttttttttttttttttttttttttttttttttttattcccttcttACCCCTTGCAGATTTATTTTCTACCCTAAAATGgactttcacatttttacacATCTTCGCCGCAGTCAACGTGGTGTTAACCCTAATGCTGCACCACACACATTACGTGGAGAGGTTTAAAACCATCAGGGCCaagctttttatttcttacaCGATTTCTGTACGTaggaaaaaggtggaaaagcTATGCCAATGCGGCGACATAATGTTAACACAGTGGTCTCCtaatgaaagaaagaaataggCAGCTGTTAACAGGGATGTACATTTATCACTAAAGACGCACGCTATTTATACAGTGCCACACATCACACAAcgacatgtacatgtacgcctgtttccatttcttttcgTGTATCAGGTACTCATCCTGTGGTGTTCTTGGCTATTCATTCTATTCAACGACGTCAAAGACCACCTACCAACGGTTGTAATTGTGAACAACTTCCTCTACGCAACCTATACCCACAACAAAATCAACATCGTCCTGTGCTTCTATGCATACCTCCCAGTCCTGTATTTGATAACGATAATACCATGcaggtaaggaaggaagaaaggatcAGTAAAATAACTTTTTACATAAGAAGATATCCCACAGTGGGGAGATATTTTCTATTTATATGAGAAGATCTACGCATGCGCATGTGGACATTCCCCATTGCAGATAGGTACATAatacatacaaacatacatacTCATCCACACGTACTTATAACAGAATATGCTATTCCTGCGTTTTCGATGTCCTGTTCTTCATGATGAAGGTGTCGATTTATTCCGTGTACTACATCATAACGATGAAGAATTATGTCCTTACAGATAAGTAATGGAAGAGTGCAGCCATAAAAACGAGTCCATCTTGTAAATTGGGcaaatgtatacatgtagGGGCAGACAATGATGTAACCTCCGTTCTAGTAAGAGTGATGAGCATTacatcccctttttctttttctttttccttttccttttttttttttttttttttcactgcaGCATTTTTATGATAGCCTCATCTCTGGTAGGAAGCATTTTCATATTCGTGATACGATACATCATTGAAATTCAAAGAAGACTTGCATTTAATAATTGGAACAAGCAGACGAAGCAGATTATTAAACTAAAAATAAActtgaaggaggagaaagatAGACCGTCTGTGACCAACATCGAGGAAATCTATGACATAATTAATGATGTAGGTGCTCTCTCATGTTATGTCCTTCTTGCTTTATTCCTTACGTGCATATGCAAAATAAGCGTGCATGAATGGATAAGAAGGAGCAATAGAGAAATTCTTTCTATCATGTGATATaaggaagacaaaaaaagaaaaaaaaaaaaaaaatccttgtTAGGAGTTCcccactttttatttctcctttttcagtCCATTGGAAATTACTATGATTCAAATGCACCctcgaaagaaaaagattatGCCATCATGaacaacttaaaaaaaattttaaatattctcAAGGAGGACAACTTATTTTCGCCAGATTTAAGGACGATAAACAAGAAGGTTAGAGGAGGAGAGGGATTACCCTCACGTGTGTATACACTCATGCACACGTACATAAGCTTTTAGGGTGGGCACGTGCAACGCCCCAAAGAAACGAGCATTCACACATTTTtggatgtacatatttatatatagcAAATAACTATGTACACACTGCTAACCCATTACCAACGCTTGCCATGTGGATTAAccctttgcctttttttccagaaTTACAACCACATCTATGGCTACATGatggacataaaaaaaaataagcagcGATCGGGTGGTAAGGGTGAACCGAAAGAGCAAGACAACGAAACACACACAGAAGATGGGGTTAACGAAGGTGCGGAAGAGTCTGAAACGGAATCATTGGTAGAATCGATGTCCGatatggggaaaaaacagGAACTGGATTTGCTATCCACAAGGTtgtcaaaaaaggaagagattaAATTGGACCAAGGCGACTTTGACATAAACGTggtatgtgcacatgtatgtcCTTATGCAAAGAATCAAATAATGAGTTGTCGCCTTACGAGGTCTTGTTTCAATCCATCGCAGTGCTTGTCTTCCCTCTAAATAGATTTACCCACAAAAATAACTCGTTGAGTGAAAAACgtttccgcttttttttgctttccaGCGTTCAGGAGATGTAGCCGCCAGAATATACAACACCAAATTTTTGAACACAGACACACCCAATGATAACATTTTTACACAACTGGGAATGAATTTATTGACCAAATGCTACACCGCAAATCACAACGTGCCAAATGAAACCCTACATTCGCTGATTTGTGAAATGAAAGAGGGATATAACAACGTTCCTTATCATAACTGTATTCATGCAGCCATGGTAATTATAAGGGGGGGTTCCTTCACAATGGGGTGATGGTTATTGTTTCGTTTCTTTAGCGAGGTGGATTTCTATACGAGGGGATATTGTCACTACGCTTTTCACTCTACACATCAGAAAAATATGGGAAGATATTCCTCCTATCCTCCCCTTTCACTTTGCTTATTTTGTCTTTTCATCGATTGTCACGCCCATTTTTCTACGTCTTCAACACCCCACCGCAGGTAGCAGAAAATTGCAATATGCTCGTGAACAATCTGGACACAGTGAATATTTTGCGAGATAACGAAATGGCTGCTTTCCTTTTGGCCGCCTTAGGGCATGACATTGGCCACTTTGGGAGAACAAATCTCTTTCTCAAAAATTCAAGCAATTTCTTAAGCGTAATATATAACGATAAGTCCATTTTGGAGAA contains the following coding sequences:
- a CDS encoding cGMP-specific 3',5'-cyclic phosphodiesterase gamma, putative codes for the protein MIDYSKEKYNRNETIRKAFSLFSFPSNEEEKVINFWPLKFKNKEEELAYIAKLCDNIQKKKFVSLISHLSSLLLMYSICLVVGKINDLFSTLKWTFTFLHIFAAVNVVLTLMLHHTHYVERFKTIRAKLFISYTISVLILWCSWLFILFNDVKDHLPTVVIVNNFLYATYTHNKINIVLCFYAYLPVLYLITIIPCRICYSCVFDVLFFMMKVSIYSVYYIITMKNYVLTDNIFMIASSLVGSIFIFVIRYIIEIQRRLAFNNWNKQTKQIIKLKINLKEEKDRPSVTNIEEIYDIINDSIGNYYDSNAPSKEKDYAIMNNLKKILNILKEDNLFSPDLRTINKKNYNHIYGYMMDIKKNKQRSGGKGEPKEQDNETHTEDGVNEGAEESETESLVESMSDMGKKQELDLLSTRLSKKEEIKLDQGDFDINVRSGDVAARIYNTKFLNTDTPNDNIFTQLGMNLLTKCYTANHNVPNETLHSLICEMKEGYNNVPYHNCIHAAMVAENCNMLVNNLDTVNILRDNEMAAFLLAALGHDIGHFGRTNLFLKNSSNFLSVIYNDKSILENYHCSYLFHILFKDQNNIFKNESAKTMLNLRQEIIQVILATDMSKHIKILAQFRIKSIKIRSYIEKNIILCLKMIIKAADLSHNCVDWSEHYLWVKRLVNEFYHEGDEQLEKGYQINPLFDRNSHDNFIKIQRTFLKELVFPLIISLKSLDRTSITQFMMDKVKRNYSKWKKIEKNPSKRKKYLNELISNIPDSWKKLYHPNLDIYQLQKCT